In one window of Temnothorax longispinosus isolate EJ_2023e chromosome 11, Tlon_JGU_v1, whole genome shotgun sequence DNA:
- the Ssk gene encoding protein snakeskin, with protein sequence MVSLQTIASIVIKVLKLVINLIIIILYRTGYGGEFLGVGGTWNLNEDKNPDAEIVASGVFVGFFIYTSVVLISYCFGNTDHKKTLVEIIMNFVGTFMFVAVGGTALHYWHGYQPEQKFVYDAPERQIGLAVGSLCVLEGAAYLMDLILSFLHYAKDEFQ encoded by the exons ATGGTTTCCCTGCAGACTATTGCGAGTATAGTGATCAAAGTGCTAAAGTTG GTTATCAAcctcatcatcatcatcctGTACCGTACAGGATACGGCGGTGAGTTTCTAGGCGTAGGTGGAACTTGGAACTTGAACGAGGACAAGAATCCCGATGCCGAGATTGTCGCTTCCGGCGTGTTTGTCGGGTTCTTCATCTACACGAGCGTCGTCCTCATCAGCTACTGTTTTGGCAATACCGACCATAAAAAGACTCTAGTT GAAATCATCATGAATTTCGTCGGGACTTTCATGTTTGTTGCCGTGGGCGGAACGGCCCTTCATTACTGGCATGGTTATCAACCTGAGCAGAAATTCGTATATGATGCGCCAGAGAGGCAG ATTGGCTTGGCTGTGGGCTCGTTGTGCGTTTTAGAAGGCGCAGCGTACCTGATGGACTTAATATTAAGTTTCCTCCATTACGCTAAGGATGAATTTCAATAG